From a region of the Pochonia chlamydosporia 170 chromosome Unknown PCv3seq00015, whole genome shotgun sequence genome:
- a CDS encoding serine carboxypeptidase (similar to Metarhizium robertsii ARSEF 23 XP_007821955.1): MRISDLAFLFGAKLVASVGGSSASGAGLLAAYNGNVSTIQDSGKPAAVASYLQRTNPSGEPRNCQPKAKTADPSSLGVDNVKQFSGYLDDKAQDKHLFYWFFESRNDPAKDPVILWIEGGPGCSSMLGLFQQLGPARINGKLKPVPNPFSWNSRASIIFLDSPVNAGFSRSRQRVNSTEAAAKDVYKAMQVFFQQFPEYARQDFHVAGSSYSGHYVPAIAAEMLSHEDRNMNLKSAIIGDGITDALVQFQSYRPMACGEGGIAAVVNETVCQAMKEVEPKCRDQIQSCYDTADATTCSHALDVCNNALISPVADNGVNIYNLREQCSGNFTNFCSKSVPPITSWLNQRDVMKTLGVEGVDRWEVCSASIFSDFLGTGDWVKPLQQQVSKALEKIPVLVFAGDGDFICNWLGNRAWTEALEWPGRDAFSMAQTQRIRVTSGTNSGDYGEIKAADNFAFARIFDAGHFAILDQPEATLDLVNRWMAGEWTQR, from the exons atgcgGATTTCCGACTTAGCTTTCCTTTTCGGCGCCAAATTGGTGGCCTCGGTCGGGGGCAGCTCTGCGTCCGGAGCCGGTCTCCTGGCTGCATACAACGGTAACGTCAGCACGATCCAAGACAGCGGAAAGCCTGCGGCTGTAGCTTCGTACCTCCAGCGCACAAATCCAAGCGGGGAGCCCCGGAATTGCCAACCGAAAGCAAAAACGGCGGACCCTTCCTCGCTGGGTGTCGACAATGTTAAGCAGTTCAGTGGCTATCTTGATGACAAGGCGCAGGACAAGCACCTATTTTATT GGTTCTTCGAGTCTCGTAACGATCCCGCCAAGGACCCCGTGATCCTATGGATCGAGGGAGGCCCCGGGTGTTCCTCCATGCTCGGcctcttccagcagctgGGTCCAGCTAGGATTAATGGGAAGCTCAAGCCGGTTCCTAATCCTTTCTCCTGGAATAGCCGCGCGTCTATAATTTTCCTCGACTCACCAGTGAATGCCGGATTCTCGCGCAGCCGCCAGCGAGTGAATTCTACGGAGGCAGCTGCAAAGGATGTCTACAAGGCTATGCAAGTTTTCTTCCAGCAATTCCCGGAGTACGCCAGGCAAGACTTCCATGTGGCTGGGAGTTCGTACTCGGGTCATTATGTCCCTGCCATCGCTGCCGAGATGCTTTCCCATGAAGACCGAAACATGAACCTCAAGAGCGCTATCATTGGAGATGGAATAACCGATGCCTTAGTTCAATTTCAATCTTATCGGCCCATGGCCTGTGGCGAGGGTGGTATTGCAGCAGTCGTTAACGAGACCGTCTGCCAGGCTATGAAAGAGGTGGAGCCAAAATGTCGAGACCAGATCCAGTCATGCTACGACACTGCTGATGCAACTACTTGTTCGCATGCGCTCGACGTCTGTAATAATGCCCTCATTTCTCCTGTGGCGGATAATGGGGTCAATATATATAACTTACGCGAGCAATGCAGTGGCAACTTCACAAACTTCTGCAGCAAGAGTGTGCCACCCATTACGAGCTGGCTCAACCAGAGGGACGTAATGAAAACGTTAGGTGTCGAGGGAGTCGATCGCTGGGAAGTTTGCAGTGCATCCATTTTTTCCGATTTCCTGGGGACAGGTGACTGGGTGAAGCCCCTCCAGCAACAGGTCTCCAAGGCCCTAGAGAAGATTCCGGTACTTGTGTTTGCTGGCGACGGGGATTTCATCTGCAACTGGCTCGGCAACCGGGCCTGGACCGAGGCACTCGAGTGGCCAGGTCGCGATGCCTTCAGCATGGCCCAGACTCAACGCATTCGTGTTACCTCAGGCACGAACAGCGGCGACTACGGCGAGATCAAGGCAGCGGACAACTTCGCCTTTGCTCGCATCTTTGACGCTGGCCATTTTGCGATCCTGGACCAGCCCGAAGCCACACTCGATCTTGTCAACCGATGGATGGCCGGTGAGTGGACGCAGCGCTGA